Genomic segment of Thermogemmatispora onikobensis:
AAGCATCATATGGCCTGACCTGCCGACAGGCGATCAGCCAGAGAGCTGGCGGACCTCCTGCCGGTGGCCTGGCTGACGAGCAAGCGGATGAATGGACGAATAGCTATCAGGATGAGCAAGCAAGCTATCTATGATCAAGGGAAAAAGGAGGGGGGTGGCAGGGACTGGGCGGTAGGGACTGGGGGGAGCGCAGGCGGGGGAGGGAGTGGGGTGAGGTGTGGACCAGGCGAAGAGGATAGGAGATTGTGGACAATGGTGAGCAGGTCGGCGATGGTGAAGGGTTTGGCCAGGAAAGCGGAGGCGCCGGCCAGGCGAGCCTTGAGGCGGTCGAGGGTGCTGTGACGGCAGCTCAGCATCAGAATGGGCAGGCGGGACAACTGGGGAGAGCGGGTCTGGTGGCGCAGGAGATAGGTGAGCTGGAGACCGGAGAGATGGGGCAGGAGCCAGTCGAGCAGGAGCAGATCGGGCGGGGGTGCTCCGGGGCTGGTCAGCGCTGAGAGGGCGCTGAGGCCGTCGCTGCAGGTCTGGACCTGGTAGCCGGCGCGGCTGAGGGCCACGCGCAGCACCGTTCGACAGACCAGCGAATCGTCAACTACGAGAATGGTCGGTCCTGGGCGCATGATCTTGGCCTCCTTTGCTTGGATGTATTCCTCACTTCCCTCTTGGGTTACTCATGTTCATAGATTGATTTTTTCTTGCACTCGATGTATGCTCAAAGGCATGAGGATATCTTACGGCACTCGCTTGTTCCTGCCAGCTCATCTGGCGCTCCTTTGATAGGGAGCTTGTTTTTGCAGAGAGTATAGCTGGGAAAAGTGGGAAAGCAATTGTATTCCTGAAACTTCAGCAACGACAGCTTATCTTCAGGCCAGCGAAGGTCGGGAGGGTTGGTAACGGTGATGAGAAGTGTACACCAGGCGCGTGACTTGGGGCTATTTGTGGAGAATCTGCGCGCCCAGGCTGGCCTTTCGTTAACCACGCTGGCCAGTCTGGTAGGAAGCAGCAAGAGTACGCTCTCGCGACTGGAACAGGGACAAATTCCTCTGCCCGCACGCGGCAAAAACCGTATGCTACTCATTGCGCTGGTGCATCTGCTCTGTAACGCGGCCAGCGAACGCGATCGTATCCTCTCTCTGGCTTCTATTGATCCGGCCTTGCTCACTCTTGGAGAGCTGATTGTCCTGGGCCTCTGGCCGCCATCTTCCTCTCACGGTGTTCGCTCGCTGCCCCGTGAGGATGTGGAACAAGGCAGGGTAGAAGTACTACGGCTGTTGACACAACTGGAAGAGTGGATGCGTGAGCCTGCGGTCTCTCATTCAGAGCAGGTGAGTACACTCCTACGTCGAAAGATCGCTCGCTATCGCGTATTGCTTGAAGAACTGGAGCAGCAGCTTACCTGGATTCAGCATACTTCCCACCTCGGAGAGCCAGGCGCTTCCCCAGGACATGGAACGCATCTCGATCAAAGCCGCAATATGCAAACTGGTACCTCTCCCGTTGAGGAACGATCACAGACATCTTCTTCCTCTGCACTATCTCCTGACCTCTTCAACCTGGCGTCAGCAAGAGCGCGCTGGCTGATGCAACAGGCAGGTGTTGAACGCTTTGCTGTCGACGAGTGTATTGTGCTCACCGCCAGCGAAGGCTTTAGAGGCTGGGACAAGAGGCAGATCCAGATGACGACCCTGGCGCAGCCGTGGCCCCTCCCCGAGGATCTGGCTGCCGTCCTGCGCGAGCGGCGGGCGGCATTGGAGGAAAGTGCGCTCAACGCTCCACACTATCAACTGGTCTCGCTGACCCCAGCCTGGAGTGAGCTTGATGGTTTGAAGCTCATCCTGGCCCCGCTCCGTTTCTACGATTATATGGCATTGCTTCCGATCCTTGATAAACCACTTCTCCCCTCTCAAGATGGTCGGCTTCTGAGTATTCGCGAGAAATATGGAAGTGCTGCCTTATATACCCGCTCTTACTCCCGCAGTGTGGCCTTGATACCAGCGCCGGTAAGCATTCAGTGTCTGTTAGAGACGCAAGATGAACGCCTGGTACTTGTGCAGCGCTCGGAAGCGGTGGCATTCTATCCTGGTTGCTGGTCAGCATCCTTCGAAGAGACCATGAATGCGCCAGGGCAGGTTGCTGGGTCCTTTCAGTCGGGCGATGCTCATGTCTTCGACGCTGCTTATCGCGGACTGGAGGAAGAGTTTGGCCTACCGGCGGAAGCGGTCGAGGAGATGAAAGCTCTCTCGCTCAACGTCGAATATCCGACGCTCTCGGTTGATGTCTTCATGCTGATCAAGCTGGCGCGGCCTTTCGCCGCTGTCAAGGAGCGCTGGCTCATCAGTGCGCGTCACCGCGACGAGGCGCTACAGATGACAGGGATCGCGTGCCGGCTTGACGAGGTGGTGGCGACGCTCTTTGCACCTCGCCAATGGCACCCGACGTCACGGATGCGCCTGGTTCAATGGCTCATTCAGCGCTATGGGTTGGATGCCGTGGTGGCGGCAATCAAGGAACAGAGCCAGAGTGTAGCGCTATCTGATGGACCAGCACAGGAAGATCAAGAACGCCGATTAGGGCTATCCGAGGCGACTGGTGCGGTACTGTTGGGAGCGACTGGAACGGCTCGTGACGAGCGAGAGGAGGTGAAGCCAGTGATTGGAGCGGCCTATGGCGCCGAGCAGAGGTCACGATCTGACAAAGCGCTCTCGCTCTCAGATCTGGCTGCACCTGAGACTGTGCAGTTGATGCAAGAGGCCGGGATTGACAGTCTGGCTGTAGATGGACTGATTATGCTCACCAGCAGTGCTGCCTTTCAGGGCTGGCTGCCTGCCGACATTGTGACGAGGCGGCTGGCCAGGCCGTTGCCGGTTCCCGAGGAGGTCGAACGTTGTCGGCAACGCTATTTGCCTCCGGTAGCCGCCCATTTTACCAATTCCTCTCATTATCGCCTGGCTACTTATACTCCCGCCTTCAGTGACCGTCGAGGGCTGGAAGTGATGCTAGCACCGATCGGCTTCCATGACTATTATCCGCTGGCGTATGCTCTAGATGAACCGTTGTTGGAGGGTCCGACGGGGCCGTGTAGTCTGCGCCAGAAGTATGGGGTGACAGCTTTGCATTATCTTCCCGGGGTCTATCCGGCGCTTCCCATGCCGGTGAGCCTGCAGGGAGTGGTACTGACCAGTGATCAGCAGGTCATACTGATGCGGCGCTCGGAGGCAGTAGCATTCTACCCTGGTTGTTGGTCAGTATCTTTCGAAGAGACTATGAATGCGCCGGGCCTGGACCCGCGCGGGCACGAGCGTTCGGGTGATAGTGATTTCTTTGCTTGTGCTCGGCGTGGAATCAGGGAGGAATTTGGGCTAGGGCCAGAGGCGATTGAGGAGATCAGGATACTGTCGTTAAACCTTGAGTACTGGCTGCTGGCGGTCGCTGTAGTGGCGGTGATCCGTTTACGTGTTCCAGCGGATGAGGTACGTAGGCGCTGGCTGTTGCAGGCGGCTGATCGGGATGAGGCTGCCCAACTGAGCACGTTCACGCTGACTCTGGGAGCGGCTTTACAGGAGCTGGGCAGTGGGAGGCGCTGGCATCCGACGGCACGCATGCGTCTGCTCCAGATGCTTTTTCATGTCTACGGCGTTGATGAGGTGCAAAGAGCGCTGGCTCATCAGGTGTGATCTGCATTGAGGAGCGCCTGTTTGCAGCGCGGGCCGGCGGCTGGTCCGCGAGCTTTTTGTTTTTGGGGAGGAGAGAAGAGAGGGAGGAAAGGGAGCCTGGCCAAAAAATGGCCCATTTGAGAGGCCGATTCGAAACGCTCCCGCGGGTGCCCCCCAATCCGGTCAGATTCCGGCCACTTTTGGCCGGAATCTCGCACCTTTTGCTGTTTTTATAACCGAACATATATTGGTGCTTTCTCGAAACTCGCCCCTTGCGGCTTGCAAACAACGAGGTTCGAGAAAGGTCGTGATACGATAGATGTTGGTAGCTGGGGAAGGGAAAAAACGAGGCGTTCAGATGCCAAAAATGGGGCCTCGATCGTTCTAGAATAAGTGAGAAGTATCCCCGATGCTCTTCCGCCGGCTGCGGTGGCAGGGGACTCGATCCGCTAGAGGATACTGAAAGCTTGGGCGTCGAGATGAACACTGCACGGCCATTGGGTGGCAGGGGACTCGATCCGCTAGAGGATACTGAAAGGACCAATGAGAATCGCGCGTAAGAGATCACCGTGACTGGTGGCAGGGGACTCGATCCGC
This window contains:
- a CDS encoding response regulator — protein: MRPGPTILVVDDSLVCRTVLRVALSRAGYQVQTCSDGLSALSALTSPGAPPPDLLLLDWLLPHLSGLQLTYLLRHQTRSPQLSRLPILMLSCRHSTLDRLKARLAGASAFLAKPFTIADLLTIVHNLLSSSPGPHLTPLPPPPALPPVPTAQSLPPPSFFP
- a CDS encoding helix-turn-helix domain-containing protein is translated as MRSVHQARDLGLFVENLRAQAGLSLTTLASLVGSSKSTLSRLEQGQIPLPARGKNRMLLIALVHLLCNAASERDRILSLASIDPALLTLGELIVLGLWPPSSSHGVRSLPREDVEQGRVEVLRLLTQLEEWMREPAVSHSEQVSTLLRRKIARYRVLLEELEQQLTWIQHTSHLGEPGASPGHGTHLDQSRNMQTGTSPVEERSQTSSSSALSPDLFNLASARARWLMQQAGVERFAVDECIVLTASEGFRGWDKRQIQMTTLAQPWPLPEDLAAVLRERRAALEESALNAPHYQLVSLTPAWSELDGLKLILAPLRFYDYMALLPILDKPLLPSQDGRLLSIREKYGSAALYTRSYSRSVALIPAPVSIQCLLETQDERLVLVQRSEAVAFYPGCWSASFEETMNAPGQVAGSFQSGDAHVFDAAYRGLEEEFGLPAEAVEEMKALSLNVEYPTLSVDVFMLIKLARPFAAVKERWLISARHRDEALQMTGIACRLDEVVATLFAPRQWHPTSRMRLVQWLIQRYGLDAVVAAIKEQSQSVALSDGPAQEDQERRLGLSEATGAVLLGATGTARDEREEVKPVIGAAYGAEQRSRSDKALSLSDLAAPETVQLMQEAGIDSLAVDGLIMLTSSAAFQGWLPADIVTRRLARPLPVPEEVERCRQRYLPPVAAHFTNSSHYRLATYTPAFSDRRGLEVMLAPIGFHDYYPLAYALDEPLLEGPTGPCSLRQKYGVTALHYLPGVYPALPMPVSLQGVVLTSDQQVILMRRSEAVAFYPGCWSVSFEETMNAPGLDPRGHERSGDSDFFACARRGIREEFGLGPEAIEEIRILSLNLEYWLLAVAVVAVIRLRVPADEVRRRWLLQAADRDEAAQLSTFTLTLGAALQELGSGRRWHPTARMRLLQMLFHVYGVDEVQRALAHQV